Proteins encoded in a region of the Pirellulaceae bacterium genome:
- a CDS encoding hybrid sensor histidine kinase/response regulator, which produces MSGDLSGFSMFELFRDEARVHAITLSEGLLAVEENPSDLKQFESLMRAAHSIKGAARIIGLDVIVDMAHGMEDRLVALQKGEETITPTRTDQLLQGVDLIRELADLEESQIEAWSQSHQQTCQSLAKQLNLACDAPADKEPLESNVTSEATAVVDAETGETTKDTTSSADLAENKTTEQATVGEPDDDSAKESLAKAPEFNKQAEANDADREPVVTQEAAGKIAADGSAKSINTADSSVAVVDDAASRSERTVPVNSENLNRIMRLAGESMIESRRLQSLGESLSKLRTMQQRLGEIADQASRTALIEPLAKDLQTMRELGGEVQQLLQDHSTDLEQALWRSERTSSALYNEVIGSRMRPFSEGTIVFPRMIRDLARKLDKKVRFKVIGDHVAVDRDILRKLEAPLNHILRNCVDHGIDTPQERIDAGKSDTGTITLHARHHAGMLSVDVQDDGRGIDPEALRNRIVERGLSPADVAQQLTESELWEFLFLPGFTTTKEITEVSGRGVGLDVVRNMVQEVSGTVHVESTLGLGTTFQLRLPVTLSVVRAVLADIGGEPYAFPLSKLTRVLRVAESDLQAVQGKQQLQLNGKSVGLVRATEILELPNQSQSDEELSIVVFGPEKSLCGLVVDQFCGEQDLVVRPLDPQLGKVQHISSAAVTDAGEAVLFVDVEDLALSIQQRLGDGRISGMTRRPAHLRRTLPRILVVDDSITVREVERQLLTHHGYDVEVAVDGQDGLNRLRASHYDLLITDVDMPRMNGIELIEAVRGDNREGNIPIIIVSYKDRESDRLAGMEAGANAYLTKGSFHDDSFISTVKDLIGAGT; this is translated from the coding sequence ATGAGCGGTGACCTCTCGGGATTCTCGATGTTCGAGCTGTTCAGGGATGAAGCTCGAGTACACGCCATCACGCTCAGTGAAGGTTTGTTAGCTGTTGAAGAGAACCCTTCCGATCTTAAGCAATTTGAAAGCCTGATGCGGGCTGCGCATTCGATCAAGGGTGCAGCTCGTATTATTGGACTGGATGTGATCGTTGATATGGCTCACGGCATGGAAGACCGTCTTGTTGCGCTGCAGAAAGGCGAAGAAACGATTACGCCGACGCGCACCGACCAATTGCTGCAAGGCGTGGACTTAATTCGTGAACTTGCCGATTTAGAAGAATCGCAAATCGAGGCTTGGAGTCAATCGCACCAACAAACGTGCCAGTCTTTGGCAAAGCAACTTAATCTGGCCTGCGACGCGCCGGCCGATAAGGAACCGTTGGAATCGAATGTCACTTCTGAAGCGACAGCGGTTGTCGATGCAGAAACCGGCGAGACGACGAAGGACACAACGTCATCGGCTGATTTGGCGGAGAACAAAACAACGGAGCAGGCCACCGTCGGTGAGCCGGATGATGACTCGGCCAAAGAGAGTCTGGCAAAGGCTCCTGAGTTCAACAAGCAAGCAGAAGCTAACGACGCCGACCGCGAGCCGGTAGTAACTCAGGAGGCTGCTGGTAAGATAGCTGCCGATGGCTCGGCCAAGTCGATCAACACGGCGGATTCGTCGGTTGCTGTGGTGGACGATGCGGCGTCTCGATCTGAACGAACCGTACCCGTTAACTCGGAAAATCTCAACCGAATAATGCGGTTGGCTGGTGAGTCGATGATCGAGTCACGTCGGCTTCAGTCGCTCGGGGAATCCTTGTCTAAGTTGCGCACGATGCAGCAGCGGTTGGGGGAAATTGCCGATCAGGCATCGCGAACGGCTTTGATCGAACCGCTTGCCAAAGACTTACAAACGATGCGCGAACTTGGTGGTGAAGTTCAGCAATTGTTGCAAGATCATTCCACGGATTTAGAGCAAGCCTTGTGGCGATCGGAACGCACGTCATCTGCTCTTTACAATGAAGTAATCGGCAGTCGCATGCGACCGTTCTCAGAAGGGACAATTGTCTTTCCTCGCATGATTCGAGACCTTGCTCGCAAGCTCGATAAAAAGGTGCGATTCAAGGTCATTGGTGACCATGTGGCGGTCGATCGTGATATTTTGAGAAAACTCGAAGCGCCGCTGAATCACATCCTTCGGAACTGCGTTGATCATGGCATCGATACCCCTCAAGAACGGATTGACGCGGGGAAATCAGACACCGGAACGATCACTCTGCATGCTCGTCATCACGCCGGCATGCTGTCGGTTGATGTCCAAGATGATGGTCGTGGCATCGATCCCGAGGCACTTCGTAATCGCATTGTTGAGCGGGGGCTTTCGCCTGCAGATGTGGCTCAACAGCTGACTGAAAGCGAACTTTGGGAATTCCTCTTTCTGCCCGGATTTACCACCACCAAGGAAATTACCGAAGTATCGGGACGCGGCGTCGGATTAGATGTCGTCCGCAATATGGTGCAAGAGGTTTCCGGAACGGTTCACGTTGAGTCCACTCTCGGGCTAGGCACAACCTTTCAGCTTCGCTTGCCGGTGACCTTGTCGGTCGTTCGTGCCGTGTTGGCCGACATCGGAGGTGAGCCGTATGCGTTCCCCTTGTCGAAATTGACGCGTGTCCTGCGGGTAGCGGAATCCGATTTGCAGGCTGTCCAAGGGAAACAGCAATTGCAGCTCAATGGGAAATCTGTGGGCTTAGTACGAGCCACCGAAATCCTGGAACTGCCGAATCAATCGCAATCGGATGAAGAGCTGAGTATTGTTGTGTTTGGTCCTGAAAAATCGCTTTGCGGATTGGTGGTTGATCAGTTTTGTGGGGAGCAAGACTTGGTCGTTCGTCCGCTGGATCCGCAGTTAGGAAAAGTTCAGCATATTTCTTCGGCTGCGGTGACGGATGCTGGCGAAGCGGTATTATTTGTCGATGTGGAAGATCTTGCTTTGTCGATCCAACAGCGGCTCGGGGATGGTCGGATTAGTGGCATGACACGTCGACCGGCCCATTTACGTCGAACTCTGCCGCGAATTCTGGTGGTCGACGATTCGATTACGGTCCGCGAGGTCGAACGCCAATTGTTAACTCATCACGGTTATGACGTCGAAGTTGCAGTCGATGGTCAAGATGGGTTGAATCGGCTGCGAGCGTCTCATTACGACCTGTTGATCACAGACGTCGATATGCCCAGAATGAACGGCATCGAACTGATCGAAGCAGTTCGTGGGGATAACCGAGAGGGGAACATTCCAATTATTATCGTCTCATACAAGGATCGGGAGAGCGATCGACTGGCCGGGATGGAGGCAGGTGCGAACGCCTACCTGACCAAAGGCAGTTTTCACGACGATTCGTTCATCTCCACCGTGAAGGATTTGATCGGAGCAGGCACCTAA
- a CDS encoding chemotaxis protein CheW: MNSSAQNRPPTSEQSPLEDSAIHQLLDRPLRPEELKESTNRVSKPLVHDKMTSEGHLLFRLCHELFLFPSQSVDRVARVSPVRRIPHRSNQVVRGLCPLDGDLLICGDLTGLMQLSREDSEQEESCRMVVLGNRDRWVVEIDQVVGVVNLDEQQAIPPPVTVRDAQQRFVDRLVTIDDELASVLDVASIISAFQAALS; this comes from the coding sequence ATGAACTCTTCTGCTCAAAATCGACCGCCCACGTCCGAGCAATCGCCGCTTGAGGACAGCGCGATCCATCAGTTGTTGGATCGGCCGCTCCGTCCGGAGGAGCTCAAAGAATCAACCAATCGTGTCTCCAAGCCGCTTGTTCATGACAAGATGACAAGCGAGGGGCATTTGCTTTTCCGCTTGTGTCACGAACTCTTTCTGTTCCCGTCGCAATCGGTTGATCGCGTAGCCCGCGTCAGTCCGGTGCGGCGAATACCTCATCGGAGTAATCAAGTTGTACGTGGCCTTTGTCCGTTGGATGGTGACCTACTGATTTGTGGTGACTTGACTGGCTTGATGCAACTTAGCCGAGAAGACTCCGAGCAAGAGGAGTCATGTCGGATGGTCGTTCTCGGGAATCGCGATCGCTGGGTTGTGGAAATTGATCAAGTCGTTGGTGTTGTTAATTTGGACGAACAGCAGGCAATTCCTCCCCCGGTCACGGTTCGTGATGCTCAACAGCGATTTGTTGATCGTCTCGTCACAATTGATGACGAACTGGCCTCCGTGTTGGACGTCGCCTCTATTATCTCAGCTTTTCAGGCGGCCTTATCATGA
- a CDS encoding CheR family methyltransferase, whose product MSLNAEQLKGWIARQTGLDAELLDREWFESLMNERLRIHGLAPSLTSYRNLLASDPDELQKVVNEVTVPETWFFRYPASFDLLTEYLRKFRKQLSPIPQLRMLSIACATGEEPVSMAIAAARADWPLEKVRVDAIDREPRHLARAQENRFSSYSVREALPAWTERWLQREGDDLVVAAEIMACIEWKLVDVTVLETPFAASYHVIFCRNLLVYLNRRARLALTNKLSELLTNGGYLFAGHADALELLRERFERQDKHGAFAYRAFSSNCQVRDDPPLRLPQPPCVEPRPNPGVRLVEPPPKIQTPASLEDAIKLADGGDLPNALKICESLMPSVDPQLFALMGSILLAMNQCSEARVALRKSIYLNSANADALLQLAIVEERLGELIQAENYRRRAASLHDQEAKE is encoded by the coding sequence ATGAGTCTGAACGCTGAGCAACTCAAAGGTTGGATAGCCCGGCAAACGGGTCTCGATGCAGAATTACTGGATCGTGAATGGTTCGAGTCTCTGATGAATGAGCGACTTCGAATTCATGGACTGGCTCCCAGCCTGACCAGCTATCGTAACCTTCTGGCAAGCGATCCTGACGAGCTTCAAAAGGTTGTCAACGAAGTGACCGTGCCGGAAACATGGTTCTTTCGTTATCCCGCATCGTTCGATTTACTCACCGAGTACCTGCGGAAATTTCGGAAACAGCTCTCGCCAATTCCCCAATTGCGAATGTTGAGTATTGCGTGTGCCACCGGAGAAGAACCGGTGTCGATGGCAATCGCGGCGGCGCGAGCCGATTGGCCCTTGGAGAAAGTCCGGGTCGATGCGATTGATCGTGAGCCGCGACACCTTGCTCGAGCGCAGGAAAATCGTTTTTCGAGCTATTCAGTCCGCGAGGCATTGCCAGCTTGGACGGAGCGTTGGCTGCAAAGAGAAGGTGACGATCTGGTTGTTGCTGCCGAGATCATGGCATGCATCGAATGGAAACTTGTTGACGTTACGGTACTCGAGACGCCTTTTGCAGCGAGCTATCATGTGATCTTTTGCCGCAATCTGCTGGTTTATCTCAATCGTCGTGCGCGCCTGGCTTTGACCAACAAATTATCTGAGTTGCTGACCAACGGTGGATATTTGTTTGCCGGACATGCCGACGCACTGGAATTGCTGCGAGAACGATTTGAGCGGCAGGACAAACACGGGGCATTTGCCTACCGAGCCTTCTCTTCAAATTGTCAGGTGCGTGATGACCCACCCTTACGTTTGCCACAACCGCCTTGCGTCGAGCCAAGGCCGAATCCCGGCGTGCGACTGGTGGAGCCCCCCCCGAAAATCCAAACCCCCGCATCGCTCGAGGATGCGATTAAATTGGCAGACGGTGGCGATTTGCCCAACGCACTGAAAATCTGTGAATCGCTCATGCCGAGCGTAGATCCACAGTTGTTCGCCCTGATGGGCAGTATTTTGCTTGCCATGAATCAATGCTCCGAAGCACGTGTCGCGTTGCGGAAATCGATCTACCTGAATTCCGCCAATGCCGATGCACTGTTGCAACTTGCCATTGTTGAAGAACGACTTGGAGAACTAATCCAGGCCGAGAATTACCGGCGAAGAGCAGCATCCCTTCACGATCAGGAGGCGAAAGAATGA
- a CDS encoding chemotaxis protein CheW — translation MHVVIWTIGDNRFATPTQDVVEAISVVDVRSLPSVDPWVCGLINYRGRPIPLVDVSKLLGDGAAKRQLYARILVVKRGAESETEWLGLLVESVLSAESLDFDSAETAPTDTLPPQLPFLGPISLFGQGSIQLTDATKIQITPNPASHL, via the coding sequence ATGCATGTCGTGATCTGGACTATTGGAGATAACCGGTTTGCAACACCCACACAGGATGTTGTGGAAGCGATTTCCGTTGTCGACGTACGTAGCCTGCCTTCGGTTGATCCTTGGGTTTGTGGTTTAATAAACTATCGTGGTCGCCCCATTCCGCTCGTCGATGTTTCCAAATTACTTGGTGACGGGGCAGCAAAACGACAATTGTATGCCCGCATCTTGGTGGTGAAACGTGGTGCAGAATCGGAGACAGAATGGTTGGGATTACTCGTCGAATCAGTGCTGAGTGCAGAGTCGTTAGATTTTGATTCGGCCGAAACAGCACCCACCGACACGCTTCCGCCTCAGCTTCCCTTTTTAGGGCCGATCTCATTGTTCGGTCAAGGCTCCATCCAGTTAACGGATGCGACGAAAATACAAATTACTCCGAACCCAGCAAGTCACCTATGA
- a CDS encoding methyl-accepting chemotaxis protein yields MSGLYRTIFESIVGRLILAFVLPTCVMTFLLITLTTMSEYRDLMASSEQHLSATTSLLALRIEEQNHEASSTSQRMAEAQISGMFGDRATSLKFAKTILENYPDITAAYFGYEPNADDADADAASSDIPPAAMDGSGRFIPYWDITDLNTRALELRPLVEMETNDYYRGAKERFEQTGKVEATFTEPYVYEGKMIVEHTYPIVLNNEFMGVAGVDRGLVEVEQQLRRFAKESQVDLFLISAKGRFIATTIDPMLESQSDPSSLLKTQAVAETDYGELFGGILGNKKPTFLVNSIDPVDGEKYFFFSAEIPTGDWTLILRKSEAAILTPIRSQLWKNATFASVGFLCIICILIFVVLRMARRIRQAASAAGQVAAGDLTQELGDIKCKDETGMLLRSLGTMTDNLNSLVGNVKHASIKLNSTATELAATSREQQSTASSFGASSTQIAAAVKQISSTTGELVETMTEVSDAANDATGLATAGQQGLTEMESNMRGLDEATSSFGDKLSVINEKAANITGIVTTITKVADQTNLLSVNAAIEAEKAGEYGVGFLVVAREIRRLADQTASATLDIEQMVAQMQSAVSAGVMEMDRFTDQVRHSVKDVEHISNQLSEVIARVAENTARFERVNESMQSQAQGADQINSAMSQLTTHASGSTDAADECARAASELQDSIGSLKSSISSFQLRAE; encoded by the coding sequence ATGTCAGGCTTATATCGCACGATTTTCGAAAGTATTGTTGGCCGTTTAATCCTGGCCTTCGTGCTTCCGACATGCGTCATGACGTTTTTACTGATTACTCTGACCACGATGTCCGAATATCGAGATTTGATGGCGTCCAGTGAACAACATCTCAGTGCCACGACGTCTCTGTTGGCATTGCGCATTGAGGAACAGAACCACGAAGCGAGTTCGACTTCGCAACGAATGGCAGAGGCTCAGATAAGCGGCATGTTTGGTGATCGAGCCACGTCGCTGAAATTCGCGAAGACCATTTTAGAAAACTATCCGGATATCACGGCTGCCTATTTTGGCTATGAACCAAATGCCGACGACGCGGATGCTGATGCAGCGTCCAGCGATATTCCGCCAGCAGCGATGGATGGTTCGGGCCGCTTCATTCCCTACTGGGATATCACGGATCTCAACACTCGTGCGCTGGAACTTCGGCCGTTAGTGGAAATGGAGACCAACGACTATTACCGAGGCGCAAAGGAACGATTCGAACAAACAGGAAAGGTCGAGGCGACCTTCACCGAACCGTACGTTTACGAAGGAAAGATGATCGTCGAGCATACTTACCCGATTGTGCTCAACAATGAGTTCATGGGAGTTGCCGGAGTGGATCGGGGGCTTGTGGAGGTCGAACAGCAATTACGGAGGTTTGCCAAAGAATCGCAGGTTGATCTATTTTTGATCAGCGCCAAGGGTCGCTTTATTGCCACGACGATTGATCCGATGCTGGAATCGCAGAGTGACCCGTCTAGTCTGCTCAAAACCCAAGCAGTTGCGGAAACAGATTACGGAGAGCTCTTTGGGGGAATCTTGGGGAACAAGAAGCCCACCTTTCTCGTGAATTCGATTGACCCGGTTGATGGCGAGAAATATTTCTTTTTTTCAGCGGAAATCCCCACGGGTGATTGGACATTGATTTTACGGAAGTCCGAGGCCGCGATTTTGACGCCGATTCGCTCGCAACTATGGAAGAACGCGACTTTTGCGAGCGTGGGCTTCCTCTGCATTATCTGCATTCTGATTTTCGTGGTGCTTCGCATGGCGCGTCGAATTCGACAAGCTGCCTCCGCGGCTGGTCAAGTCGCTGCCGGTGACTTGACTCAGGAGTTAGGCGATATCAAATGCAAAGACGAGACGGGCATGCTGTTGCGATCATTGGGCACCATGACAGACAATCTGAACTCATTGGTTGGAAATGTGAAGCACGCCAGCATTAAGTTGAATTCGACGGCAACCGAATTGGCCGCCACAAGTCGTGAGCAGCAAAGCACGGCAAGTTCTTTCGGTGCTTCATCGACTCAAATCGCGGCGGCCGTCAAGCAAATTTCTTCCACGACGGGCGAACTCGTGGAAACGATGACCGAAGTCAGTGATGCCGCGAATGATGCGACGGGGCTGGCAACAGCTGGTCAACAAGGCCTGACTGAAATGGAATCGAATATGCGTGGATTGGATGAAGCCACTTCCTCTTTTGGCGATAAACTCAGTGTCATCAATGAAAAGGCAGCCAATATCACCGGCATCGTGACGACGATTACCAAGGTTGCGGATCAGACGAATTTACTTTCGGTCAACGCGGCCATCGAAGCCGAGAAGGCGGGTGAATACGGTGTCGGGTTCCTGGTGGTAGCTCGTGAAATTCGCCGACTTGCTGATCAAACCGCATCAGCCACGTTGGATATCGAACAGATGGTGGCTCAGATGCAGTCGGCCGTATCGGCAGGCGTAATGGAAATGGATCGTTTCACGGATCAAGTGCGGCACAGCGTGAAAGATGTCGAGCACATTAGCAATCAGTTGAGTGAGGTGATCGCTCGTGTCGCTGAGAATACGGCGCGTTTTGAAAGAGTCAATGAGAGTATGCAGAGTCAAGCCCAGGGAGCAGACCAAATTAATTCGGCGATGAGTCAATTGACGACCCACGCATCGGGTTCTACCGATGCGGCTGACGAATGTGCTCGGGCAGCATCAGAACTTCAAGATTCGATCGGCTCGCTCAAGTCCTCCATTTCGTCGTTTCAGCTGAGGGCGGAGTAA
- a CDS encoding VCBS repeat-containing protein: protein MEFIDNSVGRLLHDFPSSTPHRDLRGTVLIQDRLAPFCRKHRFEPLESRTLLAADLLISYEPTLEHSGYTTFFLTIESDSPVSALHGTVESRKMRQINPRGADTIFRDHNSELIDAGGTIYSDSQFQFSLVEDELQVISSSESSSKLQAEFSGFTPFTNRTVAHVVVSSGSQTSYSFEITTASGTETLDGNLHSTRVDVIGRRGNDWHVARSNGSRLKTSRLGSTDPEIEWLEPGDVNGDGVDDLVGWNPDTGQWTVGVITEAGLVQSTWGTWSNKVEWTDVNLADINGDGRDDLIGRVAGHGAWWSGISTGDSFVNRAEGRWSANINWLDVRTGDLSGDGRADIVGRVESTGELWVAVSTDNGFDTRLWGRLRADVNWGFVDVGDVNGDGREDLIARNDLNGIWFVGVSNGSRFTVQGAWSKWSKGFPWVDIQLADMNGDGLIDVFGRLKNTGQLFVAESQGDQFVTRSWGRWPKKTQWTDVQTGDLNGDGRDDLFGRDLKSGKWSASLSTGRSLTRKKKWGKWQNPRQWEQVFAADF from the coding sequence GTGGAATTTATCGACAATTCTGTCGGTCGACTCCTCCATGACTTCCCATCTTCGACGCCACACCGTGATCTACGAGGCACTGTCTTGATCCAGGATCGTCTTGCTCCGTTTTGCCGTAAACATCGCTTTGAACCACTTGAAAGTCGCACCTTACTCGCGGCGGACCTACTCATCTCGTACGAACCAACCCTCGAGCACTCTGGCTACACGACGTTTTTCTTGACGATTGAGTCAGACAGTCCCGTCAGTGCCCTGCATGGGACCGTGGAGAGTCGAAAAATGCGGCAGATCAACCCACGTGGAGCCGATACGATTTTCCGTGACCACAACTCAGAACTGATCGACGCGGGGGGTACGATTTATTCCGATTCTCAGTTCCAATTCTCGTTGGTGGAAGATGAGCTACAAGTTATCAGCAGCAGCGAGAGTTCCTCAAAATTACAAGCTGAATTTTCTGGCTTCACGCCTTTTACCAATCGAACGGTTGCTCATGTTGTCGTTTCGAGCGGAAGTCAGACGAGCTACTCGTTTGAGATAACAACCGCAAGCGGTACCGAGACGCTCGACGGAAACCTGCATTCAACGCGCGTCGATGTGATCGGTCGACGAGGAAATGATTGGCATGTAGCACGTTCCAATGGATCTCGATTGAAGACAAGTCGTCTGGGCTCAACTGATCCTGAAATCGAATGGCTCGAACCGGGAGATGTGAATGGCGACGGCGTCGATGATCTCGTCGGTTGGAATCCTGATACCGGCCAATGGACGGTCGGTGTCATCACGGAAGCTGGTTTGGTTCAATCGACGTGGGGAACCTGGTCGAACAAGGTCGAGTGGACGGATGTTAACCTAGCCGACATCAATGGTGATGGGCGTGACGATTTGATTGGTCGCGTGGCCGGTCACGGCGCGTGGTGGTCTGGCATTTCCACAGGGGACAGTTTCGTCAATCGGGCGGAAGGCAGGTGGTCGGCTAACATCAATTGGCTCGACGTTCGTACGGGTGATCTATCAGGCGATGGTCGCGCTGACATTGTCGGTCGAGTTGAATCAACAGGTGAACTGTGGGTTGCTGTCTCAACCGACAACGGCTTCGACACACGTCTCTGGGGGCGACTCCGCGCAGACGTAAATTGGGGCTTTGTCGACGTTGGAGATGTAAACGGTGATGGTCGTGAAGATCTGATTGCCCGCAATGACCTGAATGGCATTTGGTTTGTCGGGGTATCCAATGGCTCTCGCTTCACCGTTCAAGGCGCTTGGTCCAAATGGTCGAAGGGATTCCCCTGGGTCGACATTCAACTAGCCGACATGAACGGTGATGGCTTGATCGACGTGTTTGGACGGCTTAAGAACACGGGTCAACTATTCGTTGCTGAATCACAAGGTGATCAGTTCGTAACACGCTCTTGGGGACGCTGGCCGAAGAAAACACAATGGACCGACGTCCAGACAGGAGATCTGAATGGTGACGGTCGCGATGACCTCTTTGGCCGCGATCTGAAATCGGGAAAGTGGTCAGCCTCACTCTCAACCGGGCGTTCCCTGACGCGCAAGAAAAAATGGGGCAAATGGCAGAATCCCAGACAGTGGGAGCAAGTGTTCGCCGCTGATTTCTAG
- a CDS encoding Gfo/Idh/MocA family oxidoreductase has product MGNHSNPNRRDFIKTASSAIALPYVITSSALGDAERPAASERIVMGGIGIGNMGRGDMGNFLGRSDVQYVAVSDVRKGARESAKARADKHYNNKDCADYNDFRELIGRPDIDAVHVATPDHWHAIMVIEACRNGKDVYCQKPETRTLREGPLMVDAARRYSRVVSGGSQRVLQDYRSIVDKCWGGELGEVKSINVNVGPLSQTCNLPAQDVPSDIDWDLWLGPAPWAPYNKARCDGNFGTSGGSWRSYIDYSGGGMTDWGAHHFGGATFAVDVRELQPNEVIYQDGGKWITFVYPNGMQIHHNKPDTGNLAVEGTPNEKRAAKPVPAYKGTGGIYGDFIECVKTREQPFRDIELAVNSVALSHLGTIAYRLQRSLQWDAENQRFPNDEEANRMLDRARRQPWQL; this is encoded by the coding sequence ATGGGCAATCATTCCAACCCTAACCGTCGAGACTTTATCAAGACGGCGAGTTCGGCAATCGCCTTGCCTTACGTGATTACGTCGTCAGCGTTGGGCGATGCCGAGCGACCGGCCGCCAGCGAACGAATTGTGATGGGCGGCATCGGCATCGGCAACATGGGCCGCGGCGACATGGGCAATTTCCTGGGTCGGTCCGATGTCCAATACGTTGCCGTGAGCGACGTCCGCAAAGGAGCCCGTGAATCGGCGAAGGCCCGCGCTGACAAGCACTACAACAACAAAGACTGTGCTGATTACAACGACTTCCGAGAACTAATCGGCCGCCCCGACATCGATGCAGTCCATGTGGCAACTCCCGATCATTGGCACGCAATTATGGTGATCGAAGCATGCCGCAACGGAAAAGACGTTTACTGCCAAAAACCGGAAACGCGCACCTTGCGTGAAGGCCCTCTGATGGTTGACGCCGCGCGACGTTATTCACGCGTGGTCTCGGGCGGCAGCCAGCGAGTGCTTCAAGACTACCGCTCAATTGTCGACAAATGCTGGGGTGGAGAACTTGGTGAAGTCAAGTCGATTAATGTCAACGTAGGCCCTCTGTCTCAAACCTGCAATCTGCCCGCTCAGGATGTACCGAGCGACATCGATTGGGATCTTTGGCTTGGACCAGCCCCTTGGGCACCCTACAACAAGGCACGCTGTGATGGCAACTTTGGCACAAGTGGCGGAAGTTGGCGATCCTATATCGATTACTCGGGCGGTGGTATGACCGACTGGGGAGCCCATCACTTTGGTGGCGCGACCTTTGCCGTTGATGTCCGTGAATTGCAGCCCAACGAAGTGATCTATCAGGATGGCGGCAAATGGATCACGTTCGTTTATCCCAATGGGATGCAGATCCATCACAACAAGCCAGACACAGGCAATTTGGCCGTCGAAGGAACGCCGAACGAAAAACGAGCGGCGAAACCCGTGCCGGCCTACAAAGGCACTGGCGGAATCTACGGTGACTTCATCGAATGCGTCAAAACACGCGAGCAGCCCTTCCGCGACATTGAACTCGCGGTGAATTCCGTAGCGTTGAGCCATCTGGGTACCATCGCATATCGACTTCAGCGATCACTGCAATGGGATGCTGAAAACCAAAGATTCCCAAATGACGAAGAAGCCAATCGAATGCTCGATCGAGCACGTCGCCAACCCTGGCAACTGTAG
- a CDS encoding HEAT repeat domain-containing protein, translating into MLDQAFEALKEYNWGTDPKVLNPIDEAIVSSHGDQSARQALETRLAAVLGTDVPRDAKDYVCRKLMLIGSAESVSALATLLSNQDNSHMARYALERIPAPEAAAAMRDALPNINDPLKIGVIASLGVRGDTASIPLLSSYMSDENAAVAAAAAYALGDLATSAAAKALTEPGYRASEQVVFAATDASLSCAEALLADGKNSEALAIYKGYIGLNHPKHVRLAATRGMLACSGKK; encoded by the coding sequence ATGTTGGACCAAGCGTTTGAAGCCCTGAAGGAATACAACTGGGGCACTGATCCGAAAGTTCTCAATCCGATCGATGAAGCGATCGTTTCGTCACACGGTGATCAATCAGCTCGTCAAGCTCTCGAGACTCGTCTGGCTGCCGTTCTTGGTACCGATGTGCCACGTGATGCGAAAGATTATGTCTGCCGAAAACTGATGCTGATTGGCTCAGCAGAGTCGGTATCCGCATTGGCGACATTACTGTCTAACCAAGACAATTCGCACATGGCTCGCTACGCGTTGGAACGCATTCCGGCACCGGAAGCTGCTGCCGCAATGCGTGATGCTCTGCCGAATATCAATGATCCGCTGAAGATCGGTGTCATTGCTTCACTTGGCGTCCGAGGCGACACGGCCAGCATTCCCCTCTTGTCCAGTTATATGTCAGACGAGAATGCTGCCGTCGCTGCTGCAGCAGCCTATGCCCTGGGCGATTTGGCAACATCCGCAGCTGCCAAAGCCTTGACAGAACCAGGGTACAGGGCAAGTGAGCAAGTTGTGTTTGCTGCAACAGATGCATCCTTGTCCTGTGCCGAGGCGCTGTTAGCGGATGGCAAGAATAGTGAAGCATTAGCCATTTACAAAGGCTACATCGGTCTCAATCACCCCAAGCACGTGCGATTGGCTGCCACCCGAGGCATGCTTGCCTGTAGCGGCAAAAAGTAG